GGGATAAAGATGCTCGTaccaaattgaaaacatcaGAACAAGTGGAACAGCCAATAACACGTTGTGCATTTTCAGCGCGTGGTGAAATATTCGCCTATTCCGTTAGCTATGATTGGTCCAAAGGACATGAATATTTTAAtccacaaaaaaagaattatatTTTCTTGCATGGTTGTTTTGAAGAATTGCgaccaagaaaaaagaattgagcACCACCAAATTCCTTTGTCATTCTCTTCACAAATCACACATTACTGATTCCGATaacataaataaataaataaataaaaatcttgactatttgaatttttgtttgaatttttaatcaattgacAAAACATTTTGGATCAGCTAAACGCATCTTGATAATCAATACTAAACTATGATAGTAAAGTATCAGGCCAAATACAacaaatatatgaaataatTGATGTGAATTGAACCAAAGATTAAATAGCGCAACATTTGGATAAATAGATTCAGGCAATTTAAACATATAGATCAATGCACCAGATAGATAGATTATACCTTGAATTAGAATCAATAAATGTGCACGATGatctaatgataaaaatgattgaaaatcatttcgaTTATCTGCGTTATTGGCGATTTCCCGGATGGTCCAATGAAATGCCGGCACAAACACAAGGAATCCATGCGAAAGAAACATCAATgtacgataatgataatattgtgGTACACCAAATGGATCATACACACAGAATAAAACACAGATGATTGTACAAATCGTGGTGAAACTTATATAACCAGTTTGTAGCCACGGAGAATTATAGAAACCATAATAAATCCATGGAATAAATGTACAACCAATCAATATAGTGATGCCACAATAATCCAATctgggaaaaaaacaaacgagaTTAACGtgatttttaaatcaaatctacattcattcacaacTTACTTGGcgaataatttattcaatttcattgaatgactTGCAAATAGATGATACATTGTAGATTGAAATaggcaaacaaacacaccGAAAAAGAATATACAAATTAATGTGAAATCAATCCGTGACATTGACCGTGTATCCGGTGGATTACGACAAACATGTTggaatagaaaataaaacataatAGCTCCAATCATATGGGTCCAAATATTTCCAGTTTCATTGTGAATCAAAAACAGCGAACGAAATGTTtgccatgatgataatgtaatCGGGCGATAACCAGCGAATATAATACGATTATGTGTACAACACCATGATGGCATCTCGGAAATACTACGTAAAATGTGTACATCTGGACAGGTATTACATGGATACACGCCACTCGGttcttcgtcatcatcatcatttttgaaattttgtcgTTTCGATTCTTTTGTCATACTACAACTACTACTAGGACAATTATCGGCCATTTTCAGTtaaaatcatgaaaaattgatccaaatggatagtgattgtaaattttaaattccatTTCCAATACCATtatttgattaataaaatcaaaaaattttattcaatttaaattttttttatacaacaaaagagaaaaacatttacaattaatttgatttataaCAGATTTCGTAATTGATTTTGTGGTTGGATGtaattattcattgttgttgttttcaacaaAGCGATGAAAATATCTGTATCAGATTATCGAGACCAAATAGATAGCCATCTTCGTGGTTACCCAATTTCCATTGATCacgatgattgatttgtaaaCCATCTGATAGTGGATATGTTTTAGCGAAATCAATCATCCAAATATTGGCATGCTGTTGATCAtgtacaaataataaacttGAGCCAATCATCTGAAgagaagagagaaaaaatttcaattgaaaaaattttttcatttcaaaattacTAACTGACCTCgtgtgtttgaaaaaaattcgactGTTCCAGCTGTTTACGAATCAACTTGAGTTTTTCCAAATAGGTAATCTTTGAGAACGGAGAAATTAGCTaaaaaaacactgaaaatatttttcaactaACCAGATATTCATGTTTATCACCAACAAATTCCAATATTGCTGATCGAACTGCATCGACAGATTTCATACGTTTAAAATCTTTAACCGATGGTGACGttgttttcaaacaattACAACCGGATTTCATACCATCGATACGAAATCCAAGCGTCGAAGTGGATGATATTGTTTCACGCCATACCATATATCGTGGTTTTGTGATTGCTTTCTGTAATTTTTCCTCGTCACTTGGTTCATCTGGATCAATGGCAAccattttttcatacatATCTTTACGAAGTCttggtttttcatttgctTTGACTAGTTCTTCTTCAAGATAGGTTCGTATTCCCATTTTTATGTCCATCACAGAAGGATTAACAAATGTAGCTAATAGATCTTCTAATTCTAGATAAGCTAAATAGTTAAATTAGAGAATTtttgagaaaatgaaatcaaatccatCTGCATTGACTTACTGTCACCATTAACGATTCgtatatttttaaattctggTACCAAAACAGATAATTGTGTATCAGACATTAATTTTTcgaaacaatcaatttcatttccacacaattttttcattatcgttCCCTGTATTTGACCGGCAACAAAATTgcctggaaaaaaattgttaatttgaaattacaTGTAaccaataaaaattgaacacAACACTAACCTTGATGACCGGCTAATTGAATCCATGGATATTTTTTACGTTTATACGTCTGTATAAATGGTGATGTTACCAATGATCGTACTTTTCGCCATTTTGAACTCtattattgaaatcaaaatgaaaaaaatgttaaaatttttcaattcaccaCGAATAATAAAAGACACAGACAATCCAAAGAAATGGCAatagataaaaatgatggccattttcattcgataaaAACATTGTTTTTGACAAACTGTTTGTGTGGACAAATGGCAATTAGGAACTTTTGAGTTCAAAGCCAAACAGAAATGgccaaattgaatgaatcctGTTTCTCTCACTGTTTATGTTCCTACACTCTATTAAAGTGAGAATATTGATATATAATCTAGGTCAAATGTTAgagtaaataaaaaaaattgtgacctaaatacaaaaatcaatcaccTTTTTATGACCAATGGAATTTTCGATtcctgttgctgttgatacTAATAATTCATCgcccgatgatgatgatgagagtgatgaaaatatataATTCATTGACGAAGATGAATCCAATGAATTATCTGAatagaaatcatcatcattatcaacttTGATATcctcatgatcatcatccatatttgataatgacaatttcatataaaaaaattgattcaaattttggAAATCGgatgatgtaaaaaaatgtgaatgaataaataaatagaacaacagcacacgcacacacaaagagaaaaaaatttcaatggaattttaattgaaaacacCTGTTGTTGGTGTCACATTGGTCATCCAAATTGATTTAGATCATCTTCAAAGATTTCTCTTTTGGTTGCAGCATCCtgatttttaatcaataatcaatataaattgttttaattaattaattaatttaaaaactggataaaaaattttttttttgtctgtttttgattgattttgagttttttttctatcaatcAGTGTGtatttttctcgttttgtGTGTTGTTCCTCTCCCTctgcatgtttttttttcttgcctgcttgttttttgttgtgtggTTATTATTGGTAgaaaatcacacacacacacacataaacaatcagaaaaaaattgtacttTTTTCTGGTCTTCTTCTTTGCGttttgtaaatgatgatgatggtgatgatgataatgaatgtatgaaaaaacaaaacaaaacaaaacacactaGCCTGTCGcgccatacacacacacacacaggattttggttttggttgaTTGGTTGTCACCAATGACTACACCAATAACTAAACAATGTGGAAGAGCAAccaaaatcatttgttttcgttttcatcatcatcagatataTCAGATAATATACCTTGagcaaaaaaatagaaaaaattcactttttttgaTGGTAAATTCtcatcaagaaaaaacgacaaagacaacctgtgtgtgtgtgtaatgtccatcttcattttttccagatTATccctggtttttttttgttttttttgctttggtCATTTTTCTGGTCAATGTTtgtccatttcatttcattcaatcaatcgaatcagtcaaaaaacataaaataaaattgatcgtGTGCTATGTAAAAAGGGGATGTCGACTGTATAACCcaaaacaacagcagcagcaacaacaatatttcaTTGCATAGTCATCAATCACTCAATCAGTCTCAGGAAATTGGATAttcaatcagaaaaaaaacaacaacaaaaaacatgtaTTACACCGGAGAGAAAGAGagtcaaatgatgatattgattatcTAATTgctcaacacacacacacatcctgtaattataatcaaaaaaaaattttttttttcgtttcaaattccatggattattatcatcattattttcatacaaaaatacaaagaaaatgaatctctctctctaacTCTCTCTCAGACAAAAATcctaatcattattttgattgaatattcaaAAGAATAACGGCATTGATCACGGTAATAATTGACAAACATAgccattcattatcaaataatttgCATATTGTAAATTTATTAAtatggaaacaaaatttaaatttaaactcaaatttaattgattaaatcattaaattttgtttcgtcatcgtcgtctaCATCAACTATTCATCagataatgatcatattcACTCATTgacgtcatcattatttcattcaataatcaattgaatgaatgaatcaatcaatcaatcaatcgattcattacaattaaatgtgaaaaaagagaaagaaattgattctcgataattttttctatatttgattgatcagaCAATCATTGAAGCGAAAATgtgaaatacaaaaaaaaatcctaaatGAATCACATACCTTTTTTGTTACTTTGGCGGTAGTTGTctcatccaatgatgatgatgtttcgaTTTGTGTGGAGGATTGAAAgacagaatcatcatcatcatcatcatcatcgtcgtctcccattgatgataatgatgatgttgatgaataaatggaaCATAATGAATCAcgtcgattattattatctgatgattcataatcattttcaccGGAATCCtagaaaaacaagaatttcattagaatttttttgtattttgaaaTACAAGAGAAACAAACTGAATCAAATTGTATAATGGAATGTATGTGAATATGatccattgatgaatgatcacTAATAACAACActaggtggtggtggtggtggttgttgctgttgtaatCGTGATTGTGGTGTAGGTGGTGAAAGAGGCATGATTGGTTGTAAATCGGTGGATATTGTTTTAGTGGTGGAGATGATCgtcgatggtgatgatgaatctgattgaaattcgggctgatgatgatgatgatgtaaatgagttggtgatgatgttgacatATAACccgatgttgttgatgaactACCCGAACAACATGATAATTTTCGTTGTCCACTTTCATGTTCATGTTCATGATGACTAGATGATGTGGATAAATTATTCggtaaatgaattgaatcatcattttggaatgatgatttttgtttgaaaatcttaatctgtttttgttgttgttgattatttaaaATGGTCACTGGCCATGATGCACGACGTAATTGATCATCgtatgattgttgttgttgttgttgatgaataattgaggtagctgttgtttttgttgttggaataattaatgatgatgatgataatgttgttgaagatgtaaacattgaataaatttgattcgataatgataatggtactGATCTTGAAATtggttcatttgtttcaaaccgatcttgtttgttcaaattaTCGCCATCTTCATCGTCGTTTTGGTTTTggctgttgttattattatcacgaTTAATTCTACTATTCATAACTACATTagctaataatgatggtaatgatgatgttgtggatgatgataatggcaaaCATAATAAAGCCAttggatgataatattcaaatgGACTGCActttattttccaattttcaaatttctttCTGGTTCAAAAAATGGTTCGAAATGATCAGATAATGTTTTTGCaccaatgaaaattcattcgaaatgaTTCGGCgtcgttttgtttgttcatttgtttgttcgatCGATGAAACAATATAACAGTAATATTCTCGATCGACAATCAAccgatgatgaatgtgaatcaCATCAATCCATTCTCACATTTCATTCGCAAATGTtttttgcgtgtgtgtgtgtgtgtgtgcatcaCCATACAATATACAaagtcaaagaaaaaattatgtttcaaacttgaaaaaaaactttgaattgACCGATCGATCTACAACCAACAATAGTATTGCTGCCACTACTATCACTTTTACCACTGCCGCAACGATGACGTAGTCATTCTCATTTTGAATGGGAAGGGGAGGaaggattgaaaaaaatcaaatcgcgcaattttctctttttttttgttgattgaccattttttgtGACGATATTTTGATACGCGAgattttgtgtgtatgtgtgtgagtgtttGATTCtaaattcgattcgattcaatcagaagaccacacacacacatcagaTACAAACACGCAACAAGTAGCAAAAAATTGGATgacgtttgtttgttgtttgtaacaatttttttttatttttgtgtaaatacaacacaacaacaactagaTAACATTTacagcaaacaaaacaaatatacTATATCATTTCACGCTACCGCTACCGCCACCATCACTTGTTGTTCAATTGTGATGATCGTAATTGATAATtggcaataacaacaacaacaacattaattCAACGACGAcccaataaataaattggaaaaataaataaaaaaaatcgattgataaaaTCATCCTATTGATagatatgataatgaatttttttcttttggttttttatGATTTACGATTCTCAACAGAATAGTAGTAGAAGCCGCAACAAGTTTGGCAACAGCAACAGGTTGATtataagaaagaaaaacatttttactataatggacaacaactgctacaaaaaaaaggggaatcatcatgaatgaatgatgatcgtaCGTTCCAATGACgattcattcacaatgataatgatgacgcaaataaaaatgacaaggaaataataataaaagtgCCTGTTGCTTTGCTTGTATACAGCAcacatatttttttggtttttcaaaaaaaaaatcaagttttttgcgcgttttatttctttcaaaaatgtctctgtgtgtgtgacgaTGAATAtcttgagaaaaaaaataaaattcttttgaaaatagaaaaatttgataaatttggatacacatgcacacacacacacacacataaacaggTGGTGCTATACATGTACAGGTggtatcataatcatcatcatcattaccattaacaaaaaaaaatgaacaaaaattgtcaaaattgGTAATGATGTCTAATAATAGCAACCACATACACCAACACAAGCATAAGTATAACATCACTAtggattttcgtttttgttgaacagaagcaaaatattttattttatcgaaAAATAGCATGTTTGACgtcatgatcattgatgatgatgatgataattgttaaaaaataattgaaacaacaagGAAATGGTAGGGGAAAAATCTActtctttggttttttcttctgtttttttttttgttttcttcatcattataaccACCACCGGATAGCAACgcacaaatcatcatcattttcatgaaaaatgtatgtgtgtgtgaacgTGACCAGATGAAcgttttcaaacaaacaaaaaaaaatttttttttttagtgtaAAAATGATACTACCACATTTACAACAGGatggctgatgatgatctattcATCTAGTATGTAGTTGACATTGGTaggttaatgataataatgaaaaagagaaaaaaaatgaaaataaactttACTAACTACCACTgttattttttccaccaccaccaccatcattaacATGTTCATGCGGTGGTAATGCATTGCTTAGAAATTGAcgaataatttgattaatttcacGTGGTTTTTCAAAATGTATCCAATGTGatccattattgatgaattttataaTGGATTTTCGACATAACATTGCCGATTCACGAACTAAACTTGGAATCATACATTGTACATCGGTTGTTGCGGTGGTGTTCGTAATGTTGATGGCATTTTGATCGCTCCATataatcaatgttgttgtgtcGATTAAACTTGATTCAAACGATCGTTTAGCTTGATTTAAACGTTTCAATAAATCATGGTGACCATAACCACGAATAAATGCacgataataattaattggACATTGACAATCCAagaatgtttgaaaataatatttataAACATCCAACTCTTGTTCATCGCGAATAAAAGGACCAAACATTTTCtcaaatattttcatatcaTTACAACGAAACATTAATTCTGGTAACCATggtaattgaaaaaagaatataaacCATGACTGTAAGAATTGTTgccaatcattttgaatatgTCGAATAAATATAGCTGGATGGCTAgcattcatgatgattaatttatcaattaattcaGGATATAACATTGTAAAATACCAAGCGATTAGGCCACCCCAATCATGtccaatcataatgatttttcGATCCATATGTCTTGATGATTTCGTTGTATGTTGAAtcaattcataataatcatcaatcagcGTTGTTATACTATATGCTGATAGATTCGACGGTTTATCTGAATCACCATAACCACGTAGACTAATGGCAATTGTACGATAATCTTTACGAAATTCTTGTAATTGATAACGCCAACTAAACCAACATTCAGGAAACCCGTgtagaaaaaatataatcgGACGATCTATATCGCCACTATCAACATAATGTATTCGTACATCATCCTTAAC
This is a stretch of genomic DNA from Dermatophagoides farinae isolate YC_2012a chromosome 2, ASM2471394v1, whole genome shotgun sequence. It encodes these proteins:
- the LOC124490059 gene encoding epoxide hydrolase 4-like isoform X2; its protein translation is MVFTPLFLFPFGSFRATIVSFILAIIYGSLVAFRLFNHFMNDGPKKFFQQINIRHNRPTIIDDPIYGEHCYYKVKDDVRIHYVDSGDIDRPIIFFLHGFPECWFSWRYQLQEFRKDYRTIAISLRGYGDSDKPSNLSAYSITTLIDDYYELIQHTTKSSRHMDRKIIMIGHDWGGLIAWYFTMLYPELIDKLIIMNASHPAIFIRHIQNDWQQFLQSWFIFFFQLPWLPELMFRCNDMKIFEKMFGPFIRDEQELDVYKYYFQTFLDCQCPINYYRAFIRGYGHHDLLKRLNQAKRSFESSLIDTTTLIIWSDQNAINITNTTATTDVQCMIPSLVRESAMLCRKSIIKFINNGSHWIHFEKPREINQIIRQFLSNALPPHEHVNDGGGGGKNNSGS
- the LOC124490059 gene encoding epoxide hydrolase 4-like isoform X1; protein product: MQYKNPNHHHHHSLIMVFTPLFLFPFGSFRATIVSFILAIIYGSLVAFRLFNHFMNDGPKKFFQQINIRHNRPTIIDDPIYGEHCYYKVKDDVRIHYVDSGDIDRPIIFFLHGFPECWFSWRYQLQEFRKDYRTIAISLRGYGDSDKPSNLSAYSITTLIDDYYELIQHTTKSSRHMDRKIIMIGHDWGGLIAWYFTMLYPELIDKLIIMNASHPAIFIRHIQNDWQQFLQSWFIFFFQLPWLPELMFRCNDMKIFEKMFGPFIRDEQELDVYKYYFQTFLDCQCPINYYRAFIRGYGHHDLLKRLNQAKRSFESSLIDTTTLIIWSDQNAINITNTTATTDVQCMIPSLVRESAMLCRKSIIKFINNGSHWIHFEKPREINQIIRQFLSNALPPHEHVNDGGGGGKNNSGS
- the LOC124490048 gene encoding adiponectin receptor protein translates to MADNCPSSSCSMTKESKRQNFKNDDDDEEPSGVYPCNTCPDVHILRSISEMPSWCCTHNRIIFAGYRPITLSSWQTFRSLFLIHNETGNIWTHMIGAIMFYFLFQHVCRNPPDTRSMSRIDFTLICIFFFGVFVCLFQSTMYHLFASHSMKLNKLFAKLDYCGITILIGCTFIPWIYYGFYNSPWLQTGYISFTTICTIICVLFCVYDPFGVPQYYHYRTLMFLSHGFLVFVPAFHWTIREIANNADNRNDFQSFLSLDHRAHLLILIQGIIYLSGALIYMFKLPESIYPNVALFNLWFNSHQLFHIFVVFGLILYYHSLVLIIKMRLADPKCFVN
- the LOC124490038 gene encoding uncharacterized protein LOC124490038, encoding MALLCLPLSSSTTSSLPSLLANVVMNSRINRDNNNNSQNQNDDEDGDNLNKQDRFETNEPISRSVPLSLSNQIYSMFTSSTTLSSSSLIIPTTKTTATSIIHQQQQQQSYDDQLRRASWPVTILNNQQQQKQIKIFKQKSSFQNDDSIHLPNNLSTSSSHHEHEHESGQRKLSCCSGSSSTTSGYMSTSSPTHLHHHHHQPEFQSDSSSPSTIISTTKTISTDLQPIMPLSPPTPQSRLQQQQPPPPPPSVVISDHSSMDHIHIHSIIQFDSDSGENDYESSDNNNRRDSLCSIYSSTSSLSSMGDDDDDDDDDDSVFQSSTQIETSSSLDETTTAKVTKKSSKWRKVRSLVTSPFIQTYKRKKYPWIQLAGHQGNFVAGQIQGTIMKKLCGNEIDCFEKLMSDTQLSVLVPEFKNIRIVNGDTYLELEDLLATFVNPSVMDIKMGIRTYLEEELVKANEKPRLRKDMYEKMVAIDPDEPSDEEKLQKAITKPRYMVWRETISSTSTLGFRIDGMKSGCNCLKTTSPSVKDFKRMKSVDAVRSAILEFVGDKHEYLITYLEKLKLIRKQLEQSNFFQTHEMIGSSLLFVHDQQHANIWMIDFAKTYPLSDGLQINHRDQWKLGNHEDGYLFGLDNLIQIFSSLC